One window of Globicephala melas chromosome 2, mGloMel1.2, whole genome shotgun sequence genomic DNA carries:
- the ACIN1 gene encoding apoptotic chromatin condensation inducer in the nucleus isoform X2, with the protein MLRLPHLTSFPPLCGVCLFLFFPLFFSIQSSLPKSFKRKISVVSTKGVPAGNSDTEGGQPSRKRRWGASTATTQKKPSISITTESLKSLIPDIKPLAGQEAVVDLHADDSRISEDETERNGDDGTHDKGLKICRTVTQVVPSEGQENGQREEEEEEKEPEAEAPVPPQVSVEVALPPPVEHEVKKVTLGDTLTRRSISQQKSGVSITIDDPVRTAQVPSPPRGKISNIVHISNLVRPFTLGQLKELLGRTGTLVEEAFWIDKIKSHCFVTYSTVEEAVATRTALHGVKWPQSNPKFLCADYAEQDELDYHRGLLVDRPSETKTEEQGVPRPLHPPPPPPAQPPQHPRAEQREQERAVREQWAEREREMERRERTRSEREWDRDKVREGPRSRSRSRDRRRKERAKSKEKKSEKKEKAQEEPPAKLLDDLFRKTKAAPCIYWLPLTDSQIVQKEAERAERAKEREKRRKEQEEEEQKEREKEAERERTRQLEREKRREHSRERDRERERDRERDRGDRDRERDRDRERGRERDRRDTKRHSRSRSRSTPVRDRGGRR; encoded by the exons ATGCTAAGACTGCCCCATCTAACCTCTTTCCCCCCTCTCTGTGGggtgtgtctctttctcttttttccccttttcttctctatACAGAGCTCGCTGCCCAAATCATTCAAGAGGAAGATCTCCGTTGTCT CTACCAAGGGGGTGCCAGCTGGAAACAGTGACACAGAGGGGGGCCAGCCTAGTCGGAAGAGGCGTTGGGGAGCCAGCACGGCCACAACACAGAAGAAACCCTCCATCAGTATCACCACCGAATCACTCAAG AGCCTCATCCCCGACATCAAACCCCTGGCGGGGCAGGAGGCTGTTGTGGATCTTCATGCTGACGACTCCCGAATCTCTGAGGATGAGACAGAGCGTAATGGTGATGATGGGACCCATGACAAGGGGCTGAAAATATGCCGGACCGTCACTCAG GTGGTGCCTTCCGAGGGCCAGGAGaatgggcagagggaagaggaggaagaagagaaggagccTGAAGCAGAAGCCCCTGTACCTCCCCAGGTCTCAGTAGAGGTGGCCTTGCCCCCACCTGTGGAGCATGAAGTAAAGAAAG TGACTTTAGGAGATACCTTAACTCGACGTTCCATTAGCCAGCAGAAGTCGGGAGTTTCCATTACAATTGATGACCCAGTCCGGACTGCTCAAGTGCCCTCCCCACCCCGGGGCAAGATCAGTAACATCGTCCACATCTCCAATTTG GTTCGTCCCTTCACTTTAGGCCAACTGAAGGAATTGTTGGGACGTACAGGAACTCTGGTAGAAGAGGCTTTCTGGATTGACAAGATCAAATCTCACTGCTTTGTAACG TACTCGACAGTAGAGGAAGCAGTTGCCACCCGCACGGCTCTACATGGGGTCAAATGGCCCCAGTCCAACCCCAAATTCCTCTGTGCTGACTATGCTGAGCAAGATGAG CTGGATTATCACCGAGGCCTCTTGGTGGACCGTCCCTCTGAAACTAAGACAGAGGAGCAGGGGGTACCACGGCCGctgcaccccccgcccccgcccccagcccagccaccaCAGCACCCCAGGGCAGAGCAGCGGGAGCAGGAGCGGGCGGTGCGGGAACAGTGGGCAGAGCGGGAACGGGAGATGGAGCGGCGGGAGCGAACGCGATCAGAGCGCGAATGGGATCGGGACAAAGTTCGAGAAGGGCCCCGTTCCCGATCACGGTCCCGTGACCGCCGCCGCAAGGAACGCGCAAAGTCTAAAGAAAAGAAGAGTGAGAAGAAAG AGAAAGCTCAGGAGGAACCACCTGCCAAGCTGCTGGACGACCTTTTCCGTAAGACCAAGGCAGCTCCCTGCATCTATTGGCTCCCACTGACTGACAGCCAG ATTGTTCAGAAGGAGGCAGAGCGCGCTGAACGGGCCAAGGAGCGGGAGAAGCGGCGAAAGgagcaagaagaagaagagcagaAGGAGCGGGAGAAGGAGGCGGAGCGGGAACGGACCCGACAGCTGGAGCGAGAGAAGCGGCGAGAGCACAGCCgggagagggacagggagagagagagggacagggagCGGGACAGGGGAGATCGAGATCGGGAGAGGGACAGGGACCGGGAACGAGGCAGGGAGAGGGACCGCAGAGACACCAAGCGCCACAGCAGGAGCCGGAGTCGGAGCACACCTGTGCGGGACCGGGGTGGGCGCCGCTAG
- the ACIN1 gene encoding apoptotic chromatin condensation inducer in the nucleus isoform X1 encodes MLRLPHLTSFPPLCGVCLFLFFPLFFSIQSSLPKSFKRKISVVSATKGVPAGNSDTEGGQPSRKRRWGASTATTQKKPSISITTESLKSLIPDIKPLAGQEAVVDLHADDSRISEDETERNGDDGTHDKGLKICRTVTQVVPSEGQENGQREEEEEEKEPEAEAPVPPQVSVEVALPPPVEHEVKKVTLGDTLTRRSISQQKSGVSITIDDPVRTAQVPSPPRGKISNIVHISNLVRPFTLGQLKELLGRTGTLVEEAFWIDKIKSHCFVTYSTVEEAVATRTALHGVKWPQSNPKFLCADYAEQDELDYHRGLLVDRPSETKTEEQGVPRPLHPPPPPPAQPPQHPRAEQREQERAVREQWAEREREMERRERTRSEREWDRDKVREGPRSRSRSRDRRRKERAKSKEKKSEKKEKAQEEPPAKLLDDLFRKTKAAPCIYWLPLTDSQIVQKEAERAERAKEREKRRKEQEEEEQKEREKEAERERTRQLEREKRREHSRERDRERERDRERDRGDRDRERDRDRERGRERDRRDTKRHSRSRSRSTPVRDRGGRR; translated from the exons ATGCTAAGACTGCCCCATCTAACCTCTTTCCCCCCTCTCTGTGGggtgtgtctctttctcttttttccccttttcttctctatACAGAGCTCGCTGCCCAAATCATTCAAGAGGAAGATCTCCGTTGTCT CAGCTACCAAGGGGGTGCCAGCTGGAAACAGTGACACAGAGGGGGGCCAGCCTAGTCGGAAGAGGCGTTGGGGAGCCAGCACGGCCACAACACAGAAGAAACCCTCCATCAGTATCACCACCGAATCACTCAAG AGCCTCATCCCCGACATCAAACCCCTGGCGGGGCAGGAGGCTGTTGTGGATCTTCATGCTGACGACTCCCGAATCTCTGAGGATGAGACAGAGCGTAATGGTGATGATGGGACCCATGACAAGGGGCTGAAAATATGCCGGACCGTCACTCAG GTGGTGCCTTCCGAGGGCCAGGAGaatgggcagagggaagaggaggaagaagagaaggagccTGAAGCAGAAGCCCCTGTACCTCCCCAGGTCTCAGTAGAGGTGGCCTTGCCCCCACCTGTGGAGCATGAAGTAAAGAAAG TGACTTTAGGAGATACCTTAACTCGACGTTCCATTAGCCAGCAGAAGTCGGGAGTTTCCATTACAATTGATGACCCAGTCCGGACTGCTCAAGTGCCCTCCCCACCCCGGGGCAAGATCAGTAACATCGTCCACATCTCCAATTTG GTTCGTCCCTTCACTTTAGGCCAACTGAAGGAATTGTTGGGACGTACAGGAACTCTGGTAGAAGAGGCTTTCTGGATTGACAAGATCAAATCTCACTGCTTTGTAACG TACTCGACAGTAGAGGAAGCAGTTGCCACCCGCACGGCTCTACATGGGGTCAAATGGCCCCAGTCCAACCCCAAATTCCTCTGTGCTGACTATGCTGAGCAAGATGAG CTGGATTATCACCGAGGCCTCTTGGTGGACCGTCCCTCTGAAACTAAGACAGAGGAGCAGGGGGTACCACGGCCGctgcaccccccgcccccgcccccagcccagccaccaCAGCACCCCAGGGCAGAGCAGCGGGAGCAGGAGCGGGCGGTGCGGGAACAGTGGGCAGAGCGGGAACGGGAGATGGAGCGGCGGGAGCGAACGCGATCAGAGCGCGAATGGGATCGGGACAAAGTTCGAGAAGGGCCCCGTTCCCGATCACGGTCCCGTGACCGCCGCCGCAAGGAACGCGCAAAGTCTAAAGAAAAGAAGAGTGAGAAGAAAG AGAAAGCTCAGGAGGAACCACCTGCCAAGCTGCTGGACGACCTTTTCCGTAAGACCAAGGCAGCTCCCTGCATCTATTGGCTCCCACTGACTGACAGCCAG ATTGTTCAGAAGGAGGCAGAGCGCGCTGAACGGGCCAAGGAGCGGGAGAAGCGGCGAAAGgagcaagaagaagaagagcagaAGGAGCGGGAGAAGGAGGCGGAGCGGGAACGGACCCGACAGCTGGAGCGAGAGAAGCGGCGAGAGCACAGCCgggagagggacagggagagagagagggacagggagCGGGACAGGGGAGATCGAGATCGGGAGAGGGACAGGGACCGGGAACGAGGCAGGGAGAGGGACCGCAGAGACACCAAGCGCCACAGCAGGAGCCGGAGTCGGAGCACACCTGTGCGGGACCGGGGTGGGCGCCGCTAG
- the ACIN1 gene encoding apoptotic chromatin condensation inducer in the nucleus isoform X3, protein MLRLPHLTSFPPLCGVCLFLFFPLFFSIQSSLPKSFKRKISVVSATKGVPAGNSDTEGGQPSRKRRWGASTATTQKKPSISITTESLKEAVVDLHADDSRISEDETERNGDDGTHDKGLKICRTVTQVVPSEGQENGQREEEEEEKEPEAEAPVPPQVSVEVALPPPVEHEVKKVTLGDTLTRRSISQQKSGVSITIDDPVRTAQVPSPPRGKISNIVHISNLVRPFTLGQLKELLGRTGTLVEEAFWIDKIKSHCFVTYSTVEEAVATRTALHGVKWPQSNPKFLCADYAEQDELDYHRGLLVDRPSETKTEEQGVPRPLHPPPPPPAQPPQHPRAEQREQERAVREQWAEREREMERRERTRSEREWDRDKVREGPRSRSRSRDRRRKERAKSKEKKSEKKEKAQEEPPAKLLDDLFRKTKAAPCIYWLPLTDSQIVQKEAERAERAKEREKRRKEQEEEEQKEREKEAERERTRQLEREKRREHSRERDRERERDRERDRGDRDRERDRDRERGRERDRRDTKRHSRSRSRSTPVRDRGGRR, encoded by the exons ATGCTAAGACTGCCCCATCTAACCTCTTTCCCCCCTCTCTGTGGggtgtgtctctttctcttttttccccttttcttctctatACAGAGCTCGCTGCCCAAATCATTCAAGAGGAAGATCTCCGTTGTCT CAGCTACCAAGGGGGTGCCAGCTGGAAACAGTGACACAGAGGGGGGCCAGCCTAGTCGGAAGAGGCGTTGGGGAGCCAGCACGGCCACAACACAGAAGAAACCCTCCATCAGTATCACCACCGAATCACTCAAG GAGGCTGTTGTGGATCTTCATGCTGACGACTCCCGAATCTCTGAGGATGAGACAGAGCGTAATGGTGATGATGGGACCCATGACAAGGGGCTGAAAATATGCCGGACCGTCACTCAG GTGGTGCCTTCCGAGGGCCAGGAGaatgggcagagggaagaggaggaagaagagaaggagccTGAAGCAGAAGCCCCTGTACCTCCCCAGGTCTCAGTAGAGGTGGCCTTGCCCCCACCTGTGGAGCATGAAGTAAAGAAAG TGACTTTAGGAGATACCTTAACTCGACGTTCCATTAGCCAGCAGAAGTCGGGAGTTTCCATTACAATTGATGACCCAGTCCGGACTGCTCAAGTGCCCTCCCCACCCCGGGGCAAGATCAGTAACATCGTCCACATCTCCAATTTG GTTCGTCCCTTCACTTTAGGCCAACTGAAGGAATTGTTGGGACGTACAGGAACTCTGGTAGAAGAGGCTTTCTGGATTGACAAGATCAAATCTCACTGCTTTGTAACG TACTCGACAGTAGAGGAAGCAGTTGCCACCCGCACGGCTCTACATGGGGTCAAATGGCCCCAGTCCAACCCCAAATTCCTCTGTGCTGACTATGCTGAGCAAGATGAG CTGGATTATCACCGAGGCCTCTTGGTGGACCGTCCCTCTGAAACTAAGACAGAGGAGCAGGGGGTACCACGGCCGctgcaccccccgcccccgcccccagcccagccaccaCAGCACCCCAGGGCAGAGCAGCGGGAGCAGGAGCGGGCGGTGCGGGAACAGTGGGCAGAGCGGGAACGGGAGATGGAGCGGCGGGAGCGAACGCGATCAGAGCGCGAATGGGATCGGGACAAAGTTCGAGAAGGGCCCCGTTCCCGATCACGGTCCCGTGACCGCCGCCGCAAGGAACGCGCAAAGTCTAAAGAAAAGAAGAGTGAGAAGAAAG AGAAAGCTCAGGAGGAACCACCTGCCAAGCTGCTGGACGACCTTTTCCGTAAGACCAAGGCAGCTCCCTGCATCTATTGGCTCCCACTGACTGACAGCCAG ATTGTTCAGAAGGAGGCAGAGCGCGCTGAACGGGCCAAGGAGCGGGAGAAGCGGCGAAAGgagcaagaagaagaagagcagaAGGAGCGGGAGAAGGAGGCGGAGCGGGAACGGACCCGACAGCTGGAGCGAGAGAAGCGGCGAGAGCACAGCCgggagagggacagggagagagagagggacagggagCGGGACAGGGGAGATCGAGATCGGGAGAGGGACAGGGACCGGGAACGAGGCAGGGAGAGGGACCGCAGAGACACCAAGCGCCACAGCAGGAGCCGGAGTCGGAGCACACCTGTGCGGGACCGGGGTGGGCGCCGCTAG
- the ACIN1 gene encoding apoptotic chromatin condensation inducer in the nucleus isoform X4 yields MLRLPHLTSFPPLCGVCLFLFFPLFFSIQSSLPKSFKRKISVVSTKGVPAGNSDTEGGQPSRKRRWGASTATTQKKPSISITTESLKEAVVDLHADDSRISEDETERNGDDGTHDKGLKICRTVTQVVPSEGQENGQREEEEEEKEPEAEAPVPPQVSVEVALPPPVEHEVKKVTLGDTLTRRSISQQKSGVSITIDDPVRTAQVPSPPRGKISNIVHISNLVRPFTLGQLKELLGRTGTLVEEAFWIDKIKSHCFVTYSTVEEAVATRTALHGVKWPQSNPKFLCADYAEQDELDYHRGLLVDRPSETKTEEQGVPRPLHPPPPPPAQPPQHPRAEQREQERAVREQWAEREREMERRERTRSEREWDRDKVREGPRSRSRSRDRRRKERAKSKEKKSEKKEKAQEEPPAKLLDDLFRKTKAAPCIYWLPLTDSQIVQKEAERAERAKEREKRRKEQEEEEQKEREKEAERERTRQLEREKRREHSRERDRERERDRERDRGDRDRERDRDRERGRERDRRDTKRHSRSRSRSTPVRDRGGRR; encoded by the exons ATGCTAAGACTGCCCCATCTAACCTCTTTCCCCCCTCTCTGTGGggtgtgtctctttctcttttttccccttttcttctctatACAGAGCTCGCTGCCCAAATCATTCAAGAGGAAGATCTCCGTTGTCT CTACCAAGGGGGTGCCAGCTGGAAACAGTGACACAGAGGGGGGCCAGCCTAGTCGGAAGAGGCGTTGGGGAGCCAGCACGGCCACAACACAGAAGAAACCCTCCATCAGTATCACCACCGAATCACTCAAG GAGGCTGTTGTGGATCTTCATGCTGACGACTCCCGAATCTCTGAGGATGAGACAGAGCGTAATGGTGATGATGGGACCCATGACAAGGGGCTGAAAATATGCCGGACCGTCACTCAG GTGGTGCCTTCCGAGGGCCAGGAGaatgggcagagggaagaggaggaagaagagaaggagccTGAAGCAGAAGCCCCTGTACCTCCCCAGGTCTCAGTAGAGGTGGCCTTGCCCCCACCTGTGGAGCATGAAGTAAAGAAAG TGACTTTAGGAGATACCTTAACTCGACGTTCCATTAGCCAGCAGAAGTCGGGAGTTTCCATTACAATTGATGACCCAGTCCGGACTGCTCAAGTGCCCTCCCCACCCCGGGGCAAGATCAGTAACATCGTCCACATCTCCAATTTG GTTCGTCCCTTCACTTTAGGCCAACTGAAGGAATTGTTGGGACGTACAGGAACTCTGGTAGAAGAGGCTTTCTGGATTGACAAGATCAAATCTCACTGCTTTGTAACG TACTCGACAGTAGAGGAAGCAGTTGCCACCCGCACGGCTCTACATGGGGTCAAATGGCCCCAGTCCAACCCCAAATTCCTCTGTGCTGACTATGCTGAGCAAGATGAG CTGGATTATCACCGAGGCCTCTTGGTGGACCGTCCCTCTGAAACTAAGACAGAGGAGCAGGGGGTACCACGGCCGctgcaccccccgcccccgcccccagcccagccaccaCAGCACCCCAGGGCAGAGCAGCGGGAGCAGGAGCGGGCGGTGCGGGAACAGTGGGCAGAGCGGGAACGGGAGATGGAGCGGCGGGAGCGAACGCGATCAGAGCGCGAATGGGATCGGGACAAAGTTCGAGAAGGGCCCCGTTCCCGATCACGGTCCCGTGACCGCCGCCGCAAGGAACGCGCAAAGTCTAAAGAAAAGAAGAGTGAGAAGAAAG AGAAAGCTCAGGAGGAACCACCTGCCAAGCTGCTGGACGACCTTTTCCGTAAGACCAAGGCAGCTCCCTGCATCTATTGGCTCCCACTGACTGACAGCCAG ATTGTTCAGAAGGAGGCAGAGCGCGCTGAACGGGCCAAGGAGCGGGAGAAGCGGCGAAAGgagcaagaagaagaagagcagaAGGAGCGGGAGAAGGAGGCGGAGCGGGAACGGACCCGACAGCTGGAGCGAGAGAAGCGGCGAGAGCACAGCCgggagagggacagggagagagagagggacagggagCGGGACAGGGGAGATCGAGATCGGGAGAGGGACAGGGACCGGGAACGAGGCAGGGAGAGGGACCGCAGAGACACCAAGCGCCACAGCAGGAGCCGGAGTCGGAGCACACCTGTGCGGGACCGGGGTGGGCGCCGCTAG